One genomic segment of Amycolatopsis sp. Hca4 includes these proteins:
- a CDS encoding 3-hydroxybutyrate dehydrogenase has translation MTSDLDGRTALVTGGASGIGLACVRALAAAGAKVHVVDIDEERTEAAAAEVGGWAHVADLTDPASIGALPAEVDVLVNNAGIQHVAPLEDFPPEVFTRIQALMVTAPFLLIRHTLPAMYARGWGRIVNMSSVHGLRASAFKAAYVAAKHGLEGLSKVAALEGAEHGVTSNCVNPGYVRTPLVDGQIDAQAAEHDIPREDVVAEVLLKRAAIKKLIEPEDVASLVVWLCSPHAGHVTGASVPLDGGWTAA, from the coding sequence ATGACCAGCGATCTGGACGGGCGCACCGCCCTCGTGACCGGCGGGGCGAGCGGTATCGGCCTCGCCTGCGTCCGCGCCCTCGCCGCGGCCGGGGCCAAGGTGCACGTCGTCGACATCGACGAGGAGCGGACCGAGGCCGCCGCCGCCGAGGTCGGCGGCTGGGCGCACGTCGCCGACCTCACCGACCCCGCGTCGATCGGCGCCCTGCCCGCCGAGGTCGACGTGCTGGTCAACAACGCCGGCATCCAGCACGTCGCCCCCCTCGAAGACTTCCCGCCGGAGGTCTTCACGCGCATCCAGGCCCTGATGGTCACCGCTCCCTTCCTGCTGATCCGGCACACCCTCCCCGCCATGTACGCCCGGGGGTGGGGGCGGATCGTCAACATGTCGAGCGTCCACGGGCTGCGCGCCTCCGCCTTCAAAGCCGCTTACGTCGCCGCCAAGCACGGACTCGAAGGCCTCTCGAAGGTCGCCGCGCTCGAAGGGGCCGAACACGGCGTCACCAGCAACTGCGTGAACCCCGGGTACGTGCGCACCCCGCTGGTCGACGGGCAGATCGACGCCCAGGCCGCCGAGCACGACATCCCGCGTGAGGACGTCGTCGCCGAGGTGCTCCTCAAGCGGGCCGCGATCAAGAAGCTCATCGAACCCGAAGACGTCGCTTCCCTGGTGGTGTGGCTGTGCTCGCCGCACGCCGGTCACGTCACCGGTGCCTCAGTTCCCCTCGACGGCGGCTGGACCGCCGCGTAA
- a CDS encoding GAF domain-containing protein: MTAVTAPSDALRRLLDLLASGASTEQLAHVVVAARAEGALDAADLAALASAGELALRIRETLAEHRRREAQLTALFETASELAALSDPDTVLRSIVRRARALLGVDVSYLSLNHEAENKTYVRVSDGSVSAEFQQIVLGMGEGLGGLVAQTARPYATSDYFNDDRFKHTRHIDSGVADEGLTAILGVPLAIGPKVLGVLFASDRSTREFSADEVALLSSLADHAAIALDNANLLDQTRRAVAELNEANATMERAEDAHDRLTDLVLRGGDLPDVAAAVADVLHGNLTVYDADGTLLASSAAPVALDPDALAAARSTGRAVSTKDNWVCAVQAGPELLGSLVLAGRPGLGNPDRRLFERAGVVTALLLMLRRSVVRAEDEVRGELLTDLLTAPGRNPRALLARGRRLGIDLSAPHAVLVAHADGGSRRRVASAAARHATLVGVHAEEVVLLAQGDPDELARRVAADLGSATGRPVTVGAAGPASGPSAIAEAHAEAARCVRALLALGRTGEGAAMAGLGFLGQLLGDRADLDAFVRQTLGPVLDYDERRGTELVATLRAYFANGSQLARTKDVLHVHVNTVVQRLERVASLLGEDWQAPDRALEIQLALRVHRLGGAR, encoded by the coding sequence ATGACGGCCGTGACCGCACCCTCGGACGCGCTGCGCCGGCTGCTCGACCTGCTCGCCTCCGGGGCGAGCACCGAGCAGCTGGCGCACGTCGTCGTGGCCGCCAGGGCCGAGGGCGCCCTCGACGCCGCCGACCTGGCCGCACTGGCCAGCGCGGGCGAGCTGGCCCTGCGGATCCGCGAGACCCTGGCCGAGCACCGGCGGCGCGAAGCCCAGCTCACCGCGCTGTTCGAGACCGCGAGCGAGCTCGCCGCGCTGTCCGACCCGGACACCGTGCTGCGCTCGATCGTCCGGCGGGCGCGGGCGCTGCTCGGCGTCGACGTCTCCTACCTGAGCCTCAACCACGAAGCCGAGAACAAGACCTACGTCCGGGTCAGCGACGGGTCGGTGTCGGCGGAGTTCCAGCAGATCGTGCTGGGCATGGGCGAGGGGCTCGGCGGGCTGGTCGCGCAGACCGCGCGGCCGTACGCGACTTCGGACTACTTCAACGACGACCGGTTCAAGCACACGCGGCACATCGACTCCGGCGTCGCGGACGAGGGGCTGACCGCGATCCTCGGCGTGCCACTGGCCATCGGGCCGAAGGTGCTCGGCGTGCTGTTCGCGTCCGACCGGTCGACCCGGGAGTTCTCCGCCGACGAGGTCGCGCTGCTCTCTTCGCTCGCCGATCACGCGGCGATCGCGCTGGACAACGCGAACCTGCTCGACCAGACCCGCCGCGCGGTCGCGGAGCTCAACGAGGCCAACGCGACGATGGAACGCGCCGAGGACGCGCACGACCGGCTGACCGACCTCGTGCTGCGCGGGGGCGACCTGCCCGACGTGGCCGCCGCGGTCGCCGACGTGCTGCACGGGAACCTCACGGTCTACGACGCCGACGGGACACTCCTGGCCAGCTCGGCGGCCCCGGTGGCGCTCGACCCGGACGCGCTCGCCGCGGCCCGCAGCACCGGGCGCGCGGTGTCCACAAAGGACAACTGGGTGTGTGCGGTGCAGGCGGGCCCGGAACTGCTCGGCAGCTTGGTGCTGGCCGGCCGGCCCGGCCTCGGCAACCCCGACCGGCGGCTGTTCGAGCGCGCCGGCGTCGTGACGGCGCTGCTGCTGATGCTGCGGCGATCGGTGGTGCGCGCCGAAGACGAGGTCCGCGGCGAGCTGCTGACCGACCTGCTCACCGCACCCGGCCGCAACCCGCGGGCCCTGCTGGCCCGCGGCCGCCGCCTGGGCATCGACCTGTCGGCGCCCCACGCGGTCCTGGTGGCCCACGCGGACGGCGGCTCCCGCCGTCGCGTGGCGAGCGCGGCCGCCCGGCACGCGACGCTGGTCGGGGTGCACGCCGAAGAGGTCGTGTTGCTGGCGCAGGGAGATCCGGACGAGCTGGCCCGCCGGGTGGCGGCCGACCTCGGCTCGGCCACCGGCCGCCCGGTCACGGTGGGCGCGGCGGGCCCGGCGAGCGGCCCGTCGGCGATCGCGGAGGCCCACGCGGAGGCGGCGCGCTGCGTCCGGGCCCTGCTCGCACTGGGCCGCACGGGCGAAGGCGCGGCGATGGCGGGGCTGGGGTTCCTCGGCCAGCTCCTCGGCGACCGGGCGGACCTGGACGCGTTCGTCCGCCAGACGTTGGGACCGGTACTGGACTACGACGAGCGCCGCGGCACGGAACTGGTGGCGACGCTGCGGGCGTACTTCGCGAACGGCTCGCAGCTGGCGCGGACGAAGGACGTGTTGCACGTCCACGTGAACACGGTGGTGCAGCGGCTGGAGCGGGTGGCGTCGTTGCTGGGGGAGGACTGGCAGGCACCGGACCGGGCCCTGGAAATCCAGCTGGCACTGCGGGTGCACCGGCTCGGCGGAGCGCGCTGA
- a CDS encoding MFS transporter, whose product MSQPHRSAIAKIVGASLIGTTIEWYDFFLYTSAAALVFNKLFFPTADPLTGTLLAFLTYAVGFLARPIGGLVFGHFGDRLGRKKLLVVSLVLMGGSTCLMGVLPTYATAGVAAPLLLTLLRLVQGFALGGEWGGAVLIVSEHGDDRRRGFWASWPQCGAPGGNLLATAVLAILSATQSDATFLSWGWRVPFLLSGVLLLIGLWIRLAVAESPVFLAAQRQAEARAEKHVPVVDVFRKSWRQVLITIGARMAENVSYYVITAFILVYVTTGLHLPKGVGLTAVLIGSAVHFVTIPLWGALSDRVGRRPVYLFGAIGMALWGFAFFALLDTKSSAVIVLAATVGLVLHGAMYGPQAAFFAEQFPTRVRYTGLSVGGQLSSIAAGAVAPLIAVALFSAWHSTVPVSLYVAAMCVITVIALLAARETRGESLHDDVPAETAAVSP is encoded by the coding sequence GTGAGCCAACCCCACCGGTCGGCGATCGCCAAGATCGTCGGCGCGAGCCTGATCGGCACCACCATCGAGTGGTACGACTTCTTCCTCTACACCTCGGCCGCCGCCCTCGTCTTCAACAAGCTGTTCTTCCCGACGGCGGACCCGCTCACCGGCACGCTGCTGGCGTTCCTGACCTACGCCGTCGGGTTCCTCGCCCGCCCGATCGGCGGCCTGGTCTTCGGCCACTTCGGCGACCGGCTCGGCCGGAAGAAACTGCTGGTCGTCAGCCTCGTGCTGATGGGTGGCTCGACCTGCCTGATGGGCGTCCTGCCGACGTACGCGACCGCGGGCGTCGCGGCTCCGCTGCTGCTCACGCTGCTGCGGCTGGTCCAGGGGTTCGCGCTCGGCGGGGAGTGGGGCGGGGCCGTCCTGATCGTCTCCGAACACGGTGACGACCGGCGCCGCGGCTTCTGGGCGAGCTGGCCGCAGTGCGGCGCGCCCGGCGGCAACCTGCTGGCCACCGCCGTCCTGGCGATCCTCTCGGCCACGCAGTCCGACGCGACCTTCCTGTCCTGGGGCTGGCGCGTTCCGTTCCTGCTCTCGGGCGTGCTGCTGCTGATCGGGCTGTGGATCCGGCTGGCCGTCGCCGAGTCGCCGGTGTTCCTCGCCGCGCAGCGCCAGGCCGAGGCGCGGGCCGAAAAGCACGTCCCGGTCGTCGACGTCTTCCGCAAGAGCTGGCGGCAGGTGCTCATCACGATCGGCGCGCGGATGGCCGAGAACGTCTCGTACTACGTGATCACCGCGTTCATCCTGGTGTACGTCACGACCGGGCTGCACCTGCCCAAGGGCGTCGGCCTGACCGCGGTGCTGATCGGCTCGGCCGTGCACTTCGTGACGATCCCGCTGTGGGGCGCGCTGTCCGACCGCGTCGGACGGCGGCCGGTCTACCTGTTCGGCGCGATCGGGATGGCCCTGTGGGGCTTCGCGTTCTTCGCGCTGCTGGACACGAAGTCGTCGGCGGTGATCGTGCTGGCCGCGACCGTCGGGCTGGTGCTGCACGGCGCGATGTACGGCCCGCAGGCCGCGTTCTTCGCCGAGCAGTTCCCGACCCGGGTGCGCTACACCGGCCTGTCCGTCGGCGGGCAGCTGTCGTCGATCGCCGCCGGGGCCGTCGCGCCGTTGATCGCCGTCGCGTTGTTCTCGGCGTGGCACAGCACCGTTCCGGTGTCGCTGTACGTCGCGGCGATGTGCGTCATCACCGTGATCGCGCTGCTCGCGGCCCGCGAAACCCGCGGTGAGTCGCTGCACGACGACGTTCCGGCGGAAACGGCGGCCGTTTCGCCCTAG
- a CDS encoding DUF397 domain-containing protein produces MTWRKSSYSATQDKCVEVALGPAAKIRDTKDRSGGTLEISTRSWDALLSALCRPATLDLPEV; encoded by the coding sequence ATGACCTGGCGGAAGTCCAGCTACAGCGCGACTCAAGACAAGTGCGTCGAAGTGGCGCTCGGACCTGCGGCAAAAATCCGCGACACCAAGGACCGGTCCGGCGGCACCCTCGAAATCTCCACCCGATCGTGGGACGCCCTGCTTTCCGCACTGTGTCGCCCGGCCACACTGGATCTTCCCGAGGTGTAG
- a CDS encoding helix-turn-helix transcriptional regulator codes for MATPFATPRARALGFGLRTCREARNLGVRQLARKIGVHAQELSNWEYGKRIPKVEQVALLMGALVVEPEERKRLLELARSAHEPSWLEKRVPGVAPSVSSYAEHERAATAIFDWEPAVIPGLFQTPDYIRALLSGQEQPDQIERIVHARMARREVLGRYHPLDYHVVVGEGALRAEVGGAPVMVEQLQHLAHVSMRRNIRLQVLPLRANAQAIAHNFGVLEFEALPAIVFVELYRASAYLYDDDQVAGYRAAAKTMAASAMDEHESGEFIREVIADLGEAA; via the coding sequence AACCTCGGCGTGCGGCAGCTGGCCAGGAAGATCGGCGTGCATGCGCAGGAGCTGTCCAACTGGGAGTACGGGAAGCGGATCCCCAAGGTGGAACAGGTGGCCCTGCTCATGGGGGCGCTGGTGGTGGAGCCGGAGGAGCGGAAACGCTTGCTGGAGCTGGCTCGCTCGGCCCACGAGCCGAGCTGGCTGGAAAAGAGGGTGCCCGGTGTGGCGCCGAGTGTTTCGAGCTATGCCGAGCACGAGCGCGCGGCCACGGCGATCTTCGATTGGGAGCCCGCGGTGATCCCGGGACTTTTCCAGACCCCGGACTACATCCGGGCCTTGCTGAGCGGCCAGGAGCAGCCCGATCAGATCGAGCGGATCGTGCATGCGCGGATGGCGCGGCGGGAGGTGCTGGGGAGGTACCACCCGCTCGACTACCACGTGGTGGTGGGCGAGGGCGCTCTGCGGGCCGAGGTCGGCGGTGCCCCGGTGATGGTGGAGCAGCTTCAGCACCTGGCGCACGTTTCGATGCGGCGGAACATCCGGCTTCAGGTGCTCCCGTTGCGGGCCAATGCGCAGGCGATCGCCCACAACTTCGGTGTGCTCGAGTTCGAGGCTCTCCCGGCGATCGTTTTCGTGGAGCTCTACCGGGCGAGCGCCTACCTCTACGATGACGATCAGGTGGCCGGTTACCGCGCGGCGGCGAAGACCATGGCGGCCTCGGCGATGGACGAGCACGAGAGCGGCGAGTTCATCCGGGAGGTGATCGCCGACTTGGGAGAGGCAGCATGA